Genomic segment of Bicyclus anynana chromosome 18, ilBicAnyn1.1, whole genome shotgun sequence:
aaattcgCTTGTAGATCTATAAATAGAGGtgtgattttataaaactacggaacttcaaaaatgttatacatatctataataatatgtaaaaaatatattgctgcAGGTAGTgacaaattatgtttttttttaattaggcatGTAAAATTGAGCGTATCTTATCATGAACTGGTGTGAACGGGTTAGTCACGCGGTACAAGACTTGTTCGtgttatatcattaaaattttgtcGATAACATTATCGATAGAAGTGTTACACATCACTAGTTATTGCCATGAACCTAAGGcggccagtccaccgaagcggagggaggcagcggagccgagaaacgaaGCTGAgaaaaaattcatataaaaatggTAAGCGGAGCTGGGAAACGGAGCAGGGAATCACGTCTGCAACTCGGCTTCACGTTACATTCTCACTCCGCTCCGGTGGACAGACACCGTACGACACTCCGTCAGTTTCTCCGCTCCGCTGCCTCACTCCGCTTtagtggacaggcagccttatTGTACGAGCGAGCACGCTACATAGTCCGCTCTTCTCATACTATTTATAGTAGCGCTTGCGGCGCGATTTTGTCCAAaccataatttaattaaatatataggtaaaagtagataataaaatgtcttaaaaccatttttttgttttattttcatatatccATGTCGAAGtatgtatatttacaataaataatataaaaaacacacaAGTATATTTCTAATTTGGTGTTACTGGCCTTTCATTATAGTACCTGAGTactataactcgtgcgcattaaacttgacacctggctaccaaataCAACCGCACAATCACAGTAccaacatcattcgagccaggtgtcaagttaatcagCACGAGCTGTATAATAGAAATACAATTATTCAAAATCCATTAAATCATAGCATAGTCgtagaaaattatttacaaattactattattaagcATAGGTGAGATTtgagatgaaaataaattaaattattaataggtaggtaccaagTACCAAGATTCTTATAATTTATCGGATAAGGTTTTGTAACGCATAGCATTGAAAACGAAGTACGTAAGTGATCTATTACTCCTAATACGTCTATTGTAAGCATAGGATGCCGAACGTAATCGATTATCCATTTCTAAATCGATTCTAATTGGTATCTAAGTTaatatgtagattgtaggtagCTTTTAAATTGGTCCAGTTAATATGGTCCGTTGTTATACTGGTTGTTGTAAGCTTGGCTGTTTCTGTCGTAGCCCGCTCCTCGGCCGGTGTCCTCGTACGATATCCGCGGTTTGTATCCTTCTTCGTCCGCTTCGTATTGTACCGTCTGCAAACACAAACACATTGACCCTTGgcactaaatatcacgtgtcacaaacgggaaaggaaatcatcgtgaggaaacctgcataccagagaattttcttaattctctttgtcatctgaagtctgccaatccgcattgggccagcgtggtggactattggcataacccctcattctgagaggaaagtcgagctcagcagtgagccgaatatgggttgataacgacgccTCGATATTTTTAGTATGTGCAAAGTGCACGTCTCAAAtctcaaattaacatttattgaTGACCCGCCCGAGGGATCCCCTAACCGCCAGTGCAGTAACCGTCTAAGGGCAGTTAATTAGCATCGTCATAAACTTACCTTGCCTTCCTTTGCGTACTTATTTTCTTTAACatacttattttcttttattaaacgcaagcttttaggaaagtcttatagtgttaatgagtatataaatgataaaaaagtttGGTGTtagactgtgtgcttagttttaaataagtttgtaaaatggtggtaaacaaaaaaaataaacctcgactgagtttgttgtgggctcatctcggaccaaggcgcgtttggaaacctcgtaactttaattttaagttttcgactattattaccaccattagattaaattaaattatgacgtaATCTTCAcctattaaaagtaaaattgagtaaatgaattttgaatttaaacaatCATAATCATcttaatcattaacaaccgatagacgtacactgctggacatggaccATCTACTTttcttccaaacaccacggtctcaaACCGCCAGCAACCATCGGCTTCCTGTAACCCGCTAGATGTCGTCTATCTAGTGGTCGACTGGTGGTCAACCACATTCCACTTTCCTAATGGTGTCGCTAttgcagcaccttgggatcccaacatcCTTCGGATCTTTAAAGAATGTATATGCCCGTCCATAGCCACGACATACTTAATtctcgcgactcgttgagctataggTAACTTTggctcttctgcggatctcctcatttctgatttcatCACGCAGATACTCCTCATTAAGGTGTAGAATTCAGTTTAGATACCGACCTGTTTCCTTCCATCAGGTAACAGCACATAGTAAACTCCCTCGGCACGGTCTCCCTGTCGCGACTCGCGGTGTCCGAAGTCATTGCCCGAGTAATCGTCCTGCACCATGTACTCGAAGCTATAGTTTGCGGGTTCCTGCATTATAGTCAAGAGATGTAAATGAATTCCATACACATTATCAAGAACTGAATGCAGTTGTAAAGGAAGGCAAGGACCTTAGCACAAGCTATTCGAGCGATTCCATTACGTTTCGACATATCGTACAGTGAGGGCCATTAATTAAGCTTATTGCAAGATATTTTTGTAGTCACGTGATCTATCTATCAATCGGATATGTACGAGTAGGATACTAGCACTATACCGGTGATTGTTAATGTAAGCAAGCATTGGGCTTTATTTAGAGGGTAGAGGACAGAGGTGCTGCTGCCCGTGTCTAATTTGGTGACGCCCTTTTACTGACCCCGAAAAGCCTTAGAAAATACAGTGTAAGTTTtatgtcaatttatttttacaccgCTTCACTTCACAAGCTGTTTCACAAAGAAccctatatacgagtataaaaataCCTAGATAGAATAGAATAGTGGCAGTCACTTACCCCATTGCTGCCGTCATCGTACCCCCTGCCTGGTGGCAGATACTGCCTGCTTTGACTCAAGTCATTACCTCCGAATACGGCTTGATTGCCTCCTGAAATGATtatgtaagtaattaaaaatggcgacattttttaaagaatatttgccatatcttttatatgatcaatattcccatttccctccaactagtcgggaaagactgtgctaggagtgggtaggggtatgacaatagaccaacggggcgggggtcgaaccaccacccctctgtgatgagtccaaccgttTTTACCGTTGAGATCTTGAAGCACTTTATTTGACGACTGACGACCTCTATGGCGTCGACAATGGTTTAGTTTTTAGTATCCTGAAAATCCTGGGTTCGTTCGGAATTTGGAATCAATTTAGATTTAATATAGTTTTCAAACTAGCTCAGGTTTGGTCTGGGTATTTCCTCGGGCGAAAACCATtattacagtaggtaggtatttaagatAAATTTTATACCTCTTCCTAGTCCAGGTAATCCATATTCTTGCGACGGTGCAGTGTAAGATCCACTAGCTGAACGTTGAGCTTGGCTTGGCAAGCCGTACTGAGATGACGGTGATTGGTACTGATTTGCTGGAGCTTGGTACAAGGAAGACGATGCTTGGTTGAAGGAAGAGCGTGCTTGATACTGGGAAGACGGCGCTTGATACAGAGATGAGGGCGATTGATATTTGGATGAGGGTGCTTGGTATTGGGAAGACGGTGCTTGGtattgggaagttggtgatgaTCGGGGAGGTATGTATTGGTTAGAGAGAGATTGAGATCTTGATGGGGTGCCGTACGTTGACGAAGGGCGAGTTCTGTAAAACAaaccattaaaaaattaatacctaTTTGATCGAGATATTAAATACAGCTCGTGCGTATTGACACCTGGCCCGAATCATGTTTGTATTCTGTTTGTTTAGTTGTGTTTGAAAGCCCGGtatcaagttaatgcgcacgagttatacgtaagatacctacctatacctatcaCTAGATCTTAAAAATATCAGTCCATCCCTTTACAATTTGAATAGCTTGCAAACACCTACATATTTATTGCGAAGCGAAGAAAatctaattttaagaaatttctttTGCAGTTTCTAGTGAAATAAGTCTAGATTTATCAAATTATACAAGTAGATAAAAGTAATGAAAGTAGGTAAAAGTaagacatcatcatcaacaacaacccatatttggttcactattgagcacgagtctcatctcacgAATGAGAGGGGATGGGCTTATAGTCTACCACGTGGCTCAATGctgattagcagacttcacacacgtagacaattaaggaaattcttagGATAAAAGACACgtgataggtacctatttattttttgaaaatgcaataataataattgattgattgataagtTGTGGCTTCTAATAATAAGGAAATTTTGATGTAAATAATTCAATAGCTTTTAATAATTACCTGAACCCAGCACCAGTTTGCCTCTGACCAAAAGCCGGAGCGCCGTATGCTTGCGATGGGGATGAACTAAAAGATTGTGGTGGAAGGTATCTGGAAACGAAATTATAAACcattaaatctaaaaaagtaTTGACCTGTAAATTCAAAAACCAGATAATAAAGTCCAATAATAAAAGAGGTTTCcacttaaaatttaagtaacCTATCAACGGAACAGAACAGTTGAGTACCAAATACCtaccttataaataataataataatcatcatcatatcagccgatggacgtaggtACACTGCAgaacttttgtagggacttccaaacattacgatcctgagccgctgcATCGAGCGAAtgcctgtgactcgcttgatgtcgtcagtccatctggtgaggggtcgaccaacactgtgctttctagttCTAGagccttgagaccccaacgtccatcggctttccGAATATGCTCcacccactgccacttca
This window contains:
- the LOC112048278 gene encoding pro-resilin-like, with translation MLAESEDSDLTPTSPCNTQTDRRVGNPDYRYDYFSSQTVSFILVCCVLVASTIAEPPVDNRYLPPQSFSSSPSQAYGAPAFGQRQTGAGFRTRPSSTYGTPSRSQSLSNQYIPPRSSPTSQYQAPSSQYQAPSSKYQSPSSLYQAPSSQYQARSSFNQASSSLYQAPANQYQSPSSQYGLPSQAQRSASGSYTAPSQEYGLPGLGRGGNQAVFGGNDLSQSRQYLPPGRGYDDGSNGEPANYSFEYMVQDDYSGNDFGHRESRQGDRAEGVYYVLLPDGRKQTVQYEADEEGYKPRISYEDTGRGAGYDRNSQAYNNQYNNGPY